One Cuculus canorus isolate bCucCan1 chromosome 2, bCucCan1.pri, whole genome shotgun sequence genomic region harbors:
- the VXN gene encoding vexin, with product MHQIYSCSDENLEVFTTVISSKSCSPARRRAKSTQHVLTKSVIAISDHRPHRTEKLQPHQGDLFQVLYSEDEVRGLGHLQSGQRGPCSAKGTAQHVGLTERESSKSCSHLLDRKSSFPPSPVAHIRAKAVAVTDSPTGNGTPTDDHRQRWRKTTEYDLSLPPGAEASLPLTRGSLYGTPSLLRKMWMKHKKKSEYLGATNNAFEAD from the exons ATGCACCAGATTTACAGCTGCAGCGATGAAAATTTAGAAGTTTTCACCACTGTGATTTCATCCAAAT CATGTAGTCCTGCCCGAAGACGAGCCAAAAGTACACAGCACGTCCTAACAAAGAGT GTGATAGCCATATCCGATCATCGGCCCCACAGGACAGAGAAGCTTCAGCCCCACCAAGGCGATCTCTTCCAGGTGCTGTACAGTGAAGATGAGGTGCGGGGCCTGGGCCACCTGCAGAGTGGGCAGCGGGGACCCTGCTCTGCCAAGGGCACTGCCCAGCATG TAGGACTTACTGAAAGAGAGTCATCCAAGTCCTGCAGTCACCTGTTGGATAGGAAATCTTCG TTTCCACCATCACCAGTTGCCCATATCAGAGCAAAAGCAGTGGCTGTCACAGACTCACCTACAGGCAACGGCACTCCTACAGATGA CCACAGGCAGCGCTGGAGGAAGACAACGGAGTATGACCTGAGTCTGCCACCGGGAGCAGAAGCTTCCCTACCACTGACTAGAGGCAGCCTGTACGGGACACCCAGCCTCCTGAGGAAGATGTGGATGAAGCACAAGAAGAAGTCAGAGTACTTGGGGGCAACAAACAATGCCTTTGAGGCGGACTGA